In the Rubrivivax gelatinosus IL144 genome, GACGGTAGCTACAGCTAGAGTAGCTTCGGCTACTCATATGCTGTAGCATTGGCTATCGATGTGCTTTGTGAGCACGTCGCTCGGGAGACGGCTCGTAGCCAGAGTTTCTGAGCCGCGGTGCTGCTGGGGCAACGTGACAAGGAGGCGCAGTGAACCTTGACTTAGTCCCAGCGACCATTGGCAGGCTTGCGACTCATCTTGCTGATCCTTCGCGCGCCTCAACGTGTCCGCACGCGGCACCTGGACGCTGATTCGATGCTCAAGGACTGGCACCCCGTCCTCTCCCGCGTCCGCGCGGCGTTGCTGCGCCGTGGCCGCACGGAGCACGATGCCGACGACCTGGTGCAGGAGGCCTGGATGCGGCTGGCCCACTACCAGCGCGAGCAGGCGGTGGACAACCCCGAAGGCTTCTTGATGCGCGCGGCGCTCAACCTGTCGATCGACGCGCACCGCGCCCGCGCCTGCCGGGGCGAGGAAGTGCTGCTGGACGACGAGGTGCTGGTCGACGCCACGCCCGGCGCCGAGGCGGTGCTGCTCGCCAAGGAGCGCATGGCGCGCCTCGGTGCCGGTTTGGGACGGCTGAACGACAAGACTCGCGCTATCTTGCTCGCCCATCGGGTGGACGGCCTCAGCTACCAGGACATCGCACGGCAGCACGGGCTCAGCGTCAGCACGGTGGAAAAGCACATCGCCAAGGCCACGCTGCAACTCACCCGCTGGATGGAAGGTTGGTAGACATGAACCAGCGGCCGCCCGCCGGCGACGGCGCGGCACGGGGCAAGGCGACGGTGACACCCCAGGTCGCCGCCGAGGCGGCGGTGTGGGTGGCCCGCCTGCACGGGCCCGACCGCTCGCCGCGCATGGAACGTGAATTCCTGGCCTGGCAGGCGCAGTCGGCCGCGCACCGCGAGGCTTTCGAGCGCTGCACGCAGACCTGGCAGGACGTGGCCGGCGTGTCGCTGGCCAGCGCCTACGCCGCTGGTGACCAGCAGGCTGCACAGCGCGCCGGCTGGCCGCGCCGCGCCCTGGCCGTGGGCCTGGCCGGGCTGCTGGCGGGTGCCGGGGTGCTGCTGTGGCGCGGTGCCGCAGGCGACGACTACCGCACCGTGGTGGGTGAGCAGCGCCAGGTGCAGCTGGCCGACGGCACCCGCCTGGCCTTGAACACCGACACCGAGCTGCGCGTGGCGCTGGGCGACACGCAGCGCACCGTCACCGTGGCGCGTGGTGAAGCGCTGTTCGAGGTGGCGCCTGACGCGCGCCGGCCCTTCGTGGTGCGCGCTGCCGGCCGCGAGGTGGTGGCGCTGGGCACGGTGTTCACCGTGCGCGTGGGCGATGCCGCAGCACCGGCCGGCAGCGCCGTGGCGGTCACCTTGCTGGAGGGCCAGGTGGCGCTGCGGCCGGCGGCTGGTGTTGGCGGCGACGCGGCAGCGCCGCCGCTGCTGCTGCACCCCGGTGAGCGGGCGCGTTTTGGCGCAGGGGCCGGGCAGGGCACTGCGGCGCGGGTGGACCGGCCGCGGCTGGACCAGGTGGTCGCCTGGCGGCGCGCCGAGGCGGTGTTCGACGCCACGCCGCTGGCCGACGCGGTGGCCGAGATGAACCGCTACAGCCGAACGCCCATCGTGTTGGTCGACGCGCCGGCCCTGGCCACGCTGCGTGTCAGCGGCCTGTACCGCACCGGCGACAACGCCGCTTTCGCCCAGGCGGTGGCGGCTTTGCACGGGTTGCAGCTGCGCACTGCCGAAGGACGCCTGGAACTCGCCCTGCCTCCGTAGGAAAAGCACCTGTGCGTGCGCTCTGGACAGGCTCGTCATCCCGTTGTCCGCCACACGGCAACGCTAGAAGGGCACCAGATGGGCTTGAACGCCAACGCCGCCACGGGCTCCCGTGGCGCTGACCTGATCAAGAGCGCACTGGCCGTGCTGCTGGCCGTGTGCGGCCTGGCGGCGCAGGCCGGGCCACCGGCACAGCGCCATGCCGTCGAGCAGCCGGCCCAGGCGCTGGCCGACACGCTGCACGGCATCGCCCGGCAGACGGGCGTGTCGGTGCTGTTCGATCCGGCGGCCGTGGGCGGCCGCAGCGCGCGGCCGGTGTCGGGCCGGCTGTCGGCCGCCGAGGCCGTGGCGCTGGCGTTGGAAGGCTCGGGCCTGGTGGCCGAGGTGA is a window encoding:
- a CDS encoding RNA polymerase sigma factor; the encoded protein is MLKDWHPVLSRVRAALLRRGRTEHDADDLVQEAWMRLAHYQREQAVDNPEGFLMRAALNLSIDAHRARACRGEEVLLDDEVLVDATPGAEAVLLAKERMARLGAGLGRLNDKTRAILLAHRVDGLSYQDIARQHGLSVSTVEKHIAKATLQLTRWMEGW
- a CDS encoding FecR family protein encodes the protein MNQRPPAGDGAARGKATVTPQVAAEAAVWVARLHGPDRSPRMEREFLAWQAQSAAHREAFERCTQTWQDVAGVSLASAYAAGDQQAAQRAGWPRRALAVGLAGLLAGAGVLLWRGAAGDDYRTVVGEQRQVQLADGTRLALNTDTELRVALGDTQRTVTVARGEALFEVAPDARRPFVVRAAGREVVALGTVFTVRVGDAAAPAGSAVAVTLLEGQVALRPAAGVGGDAAAPPLLLHPGERARFGAGAGQGTAARVDRPRLDQVVAWRRAEAVFDATPLADAVAEMNRYSRTPIVLVDAPALATLRVSGLYRTGDNAAFAQAVAALHGLQLRTAEGRLELALPP